A genomic segment from Desulfurispirillum indicum S5 encodes:
- the phnD gene encoding phosphate/phosphite/phosphonate ABC transporter substrate-binding protein, giving the protein MNNKVIILLWSVSLLLLISLTLYNSLDFNDTEIIAIDSSRVIDSDPITTQPEVFRVAVSSMISPLETLRGYGPLLDHLEEKLGRKIKLVQRRTYQEVNDLIEAGKVDIGFICTLAYVKASELGARLVAAPQVNGHASYQAYVITRKDSEIHSLEQLKGKRFAFTDPISFSGHLALRGELLKINETPENYFSSTFFTYSHDNSLRAVHDGIVDGATMDSLVFYSTALIYPELTENLQVVHVSPMVGSPPVVARPGLSDEEFELIRRIFLYMHNEPTGRDALDILYIDRFVMGDDTHYNYIRQLRRELELTAHAD; this is encoded by the coding sequence ATGAACAATAAAGTCATTATTCTGCTGTGGTCTGTTTCCCTGCTGCTCTTGATCAGCCTCACCCTCTACAACAGCCTTGATTTCAACGACACGGAAATCATCGCGATCGACAGCAGCAGGGTCATAGATTCCGATCCCATAACCACCCAGCCAGAAGTCTTCCGCGTGGCAGTGTCCTCCATGATCTCTCCCCTGGAAACGCTGCGGGGCTACGGCCCCTTGCTGGATCACCTGGAAGAGAAGCTCGGCCGTAAAATCAAACTGGTGCAGCGACGCACCTACCAGGAAGTCAATGATCTGATTGAAGCGGGAAAAGTCGATATCGGCTTTATCTGCACCCTGGCCTATGTCAAGGCCTCTGAGCTTGGCGCCCGCCTGGTGGCGGCCCCCCAGGTAAACGGCCATGCGTCCTATCAGGCCTATGTCATCACCCGCAAGGACAGCGAAATTCACTCCCTGGAACAGCTCAAGGGCAAGCGCTTTGCCTTTACCGATCCTATCTCCTTTTCCGGTCACCTGGCACTGCGGGGCGAGCTGCTGAAGATCAATGAAACACCGGAAAACTACTTTTCCAGCACGTTCTTTACCTACAGCCATGATAACTCCCTGCGCGCCGTGCATGACGGCATCGTCGATGGAGCCACCATGGACAGCCTGGTGTTTTATTCCACTGCCCTTATCTATCCTGAACTGACAGAAAATCTGCAGGTCGTTCATGTTTCGCCCATGGTAGGCAGCCCGCCGGTGGTGGCGCGCCCGGGACTGAGTGATGAAGAGTTCGAGCTGATCCGCCGCATATTCCTCTATATGCACAACGAACCAACCGGACGTGACGCCCTGGATATCCTGTACATTGATCGCTTTGTCATGGGGGACGACACTCATTACAACTACATTCGCCAGCTCAGACGCGAACTGGAGCTCACCGCTCATGCTGACTAA
- a CDS encoding HAMP domain-containing sensor histidine kinase, giving the protein MLTKTWDIFTWIADRLNMEAKVLCITVGFILFLGAGVTFEMRTIVSNLMQDELEKQGMSIASDLSARSADLLLTSNIFALHQLLRNTLQNNSNVEYAFVLDNQGQVIAHTFRDGFPIDLLGIHDDAVRRKELPGKALVRIEDQIIHDFSSRISTGNIGTARVGLHERNIQASIRKVVITITQTTLLMSVVGIFAASILTSLLHQPINLLVEATRRMSRGNYRQRVEVQTKDQIGTLAQAFNELGVTLHNKEQENDTLWAELKKKEEVLRTLLKTVITAQETERKRISRELHDETGQVLSSLMLHLQSMKDRPITGEMQEEMENIRSLIARTIHEVKRISRQLRPSILDDMGLFSALNHLCEEYQSNGSFDVDMVVYGQNTGKRLLAELEIALYRIVQESLTNISKHAQARNVSIIFTLTPDQLYLVIEDDGKGFDVEQHFSSDAYKEHLGLHGMQERVEIIGGILQIESSREAGTTIYVNVPLQFATEEKPDDKNTDR; this is encoded by the coding sequence ATGCTGACTAAAACCTGGGATATTTTCACCTGGATCGCCGACCGCCTGAACATGGAAGCCAAGGTTCTGTGCATCACCGTGGGGTTTATCCTCTTCCTCGGTGCTGGAGTTACCTTCGAGATGCGCACCATCGTCAGCAACCTGATGCAGGATGAACTGGAAAAGCAGGGTATGTCCATTGCCAGCGACCTCTCCGCCCGCAGCGCTGATCTGCTGCTGACCAGTAACATCTTCGCCCTCCATCAGCTGCTGCGCAATACGCTCCAGAACAACTCCAACGTGGAGTACGCCTTTGTCCTCGACAACCAGGGCCAGGTCATTGCCCACACCTTCAGGGACGGCTTCCCCATAGACCTGCTGGGTATTCATGACGATGCCGTACGACGCAAGGAATTACCCGGCAAGGCCCTGGTCCGCATTGAGGACCAGATTATCCACGATTTTTCCAGCCGCATCAGCACCGGCAATATCGGCACCGCCCGGGTTGGCCTGCACGAGCGCAATATCCAGGCTTCCATCCGCAAGGTCGTCATCACCATAACCCAGACCACCCTGCTGATGTCGGTTGTGGGTATTTTCGCTGCCAGTATTCTCACAAGCCTGCTCCACCAGCCCATCAACCTGCTGGTGGAGGCAACAAGGCGCATGTCTCGCGGCAATTACCGGCAGAGGGTCGAGGTGCAGACGAAAGATCAGATTGGCACTCTGGCCCAGGCGTTTAACGAGCTGGGCGTTACCCTGCACAATAAGGAGCAGGAAAATGATACCCTTTGGGCTGAGTTGAAGAAGAAAGAAGAGGTGCTGCGCACGCTCCTGAAAACGGTAATTACCGCCCAGGAAACAGAGCGCAAGCGCATCAGCCGTGAGCTCCATGACGAAACCGGTCAGGTGCTCAGTTCGCTGATGCTGCATCTGCAATCCATGAAGGATCGACCCATCACGGGGGAGATGCAGGAGGAGATGGAGAATATCCGCTCGCTGATTGCCCGCACCATTCATGAAGTGAAGCGTATCTCCCGTCAACTGCGCCCGAGCATACTGGATGATATGGGGCTCTTTTCCGCCCTGAATCACCTGTGTGAAGAATATCAATCCAATGGCTCTTTCGATGTGGATATGGTCGTGTATGGACAGAACACCGGAAAGCGGCTGCTGGCAGAATTGGAAATTGCTCTCTACCGCATTGTTCAGGAGTCCCTGACCAACATTTCCAAACACGCCCAGGCCCGCAATGTCAGTATCATCTTCACCCTGACACCCGATCAACTGTATCTTGTCATAGAAGACGATGGAAAAGGCTTCGATGTGGAGCAGCACTTCAGCAGCGATGCCTACAAGGAGCACCTGGGCCTGCACGGCATGCAGGAGCGCGTCGAAATTATCGGTGGCATCCTGCAGATAGAGTCAAGCCGGGAAGCCGGAACCACCATATACGTGAATGTCCCATTGCAGTTTGCCACTGAGGAGAAACCTGATGATAAAAATACTGATCGTTGA